Genomic window (Dehalococcoidales bacterium):
GGTCACCGGCGCACGGCTCTGGTTCGAGGGTGGCCGCGTGGTCAGGGCCACAGCCGACAAGAACGAGGAATTTCTGCTGAAGACAATCGATACCGACGAAGGTGCGCGGCGCGTTGGTGAGTTCGCTATCGGCACCAACGAGGGGATTACACGCTTCACCCGCCAGATACTGTTCGACGAGAAGATAAGCGGCAGTTTCCACATGGCGCTTGGCGCGGGCTACCCGGAGACGGGCAGCCAGAACAAGTCCGCCATCCACTGGGACCTTATCTGCGACTTGCGTGACGGTGGCGAGATATGGGTGGACGACGAGCTCCTGTACCAGAGCGGCAAGTTTGTGATTAATTTCTAGACAGAGCGGTCCATCGTTGAGTCAAGGTCTGCGTCGCGCCATCCCGTCCCACCCCTCCGGAAAGCCACGAATATCCCGGCCAGGATGAGCACGCCACCGATTGCTTCGGTGACCGTCGGCACCTCGTCCAGCATGGCAAAGGCCAGGGCGGTTGCCAGCACCGGTTCACCGAGAACGGCGATAGTCACCAGCGTTGCCGAGACGAAGCGTAGCGACCAGTTTAGCGACGTGTGCCCGATAAGCTGCGGTACCACCGCCAGCAGCACCAGCATCAGGTACGTAGTCGGGGAATAGCCGAAAAGGGGATGGCCGAAGGCGAGCGCCGCTACCAGCAGCAATACGGCAGCGGAGCTATAGGTCAGCGCTGTGTAGCTCAGTATCCCGATGTTCTGCCGCAATCGGCGCCCGATGAGCAGGTATCCGGCCACCGCCAGGGCACCAAGCAGGGCCAGCACTCCCCCCAGTAGAGGCTGCGGCCCGAGCCGCCAGTTGCCGTAGCCGATTAAGATTGCCCCGACCAGGCACACTACGATACCAAGAATGGCCTGCCTGCCCAGTCTCTCCCGGAAGAGCAGGTACGAAGCGATGGCCACGAAAATGGGGTTGGCCGTTACCAGCACTAC
Coding sequences:
- a CDS encoding DMT family transporter produces the protein MTRKYAVLTLGVISVSFAAIFIRLAEAPPLVIAAYRLCLASLVVAPMAWIRSRQELRGLSRQDVLLAMLSGAFLALHFGLWIASLSYTSVASSVVLVTANPIFVAIASYLLFRERLGRQAILGIVVCLVGAILIGYGNWRLGPQPLLGGVLALLGALAVAGYLLIGRRLRQNIGILSYTALTYSSAAVLLLVAALAFGHPLFGYSPTTYLMLVLLAVVPQLIGHTSLNWSLRFVSATLVTIAVLGEPVLATALAFAMLDEVPTVTEAIGGVLILAGIFVAFRRGGTGWRDADLDSTMDRSV